The Acaryochloris sp. CCMEE 5410 genome includes the window GGCTAGTTGTCCCTTTACTTCAATCAGGCTTATACCAATTTTGACAATATTGTCGATGGTGGCAGAGAGAAGATCTTTGATCTTGTTTGTCTCTTGCTTTAAGCGCTCAGAGAGTTCTGCGTCCAGTTGGCTGTAATCAAAAGAACTGGCTCGTAAGTTTGGCATCGTTGGAATCTTCAGTGAATAATCGTCATTGATACCTCAAGCATAGTCACAGCAAGCGAAACAAGGTGTTTTATTTGCAAACTGTTGCAAATCTAAGGTAGAGGTTTTTGCAACAATTGCAAAAAACGAGTGGATCAAAATTGCAAAATATTGGAAGGGCTTTTTTGCAAATAATTGCAACCGTTGCAATTATGCCAGCCAGCGGTAATTCTCGCTAGAGATGAGGATCAAACTGGCTTTAAGTATAGAACTCAGTCAGTAGACTTTTTGCAACAGTTGCAAAAACTAGTTAGCTGATGCTTCTTGCCCCGAGAAATAATCCACTAATTCTGAGCAAACCTTCTGAATTGTTTTTATCTGTACAGACTGTACCTCAAGAAGTAGCTCAGCACTCCCTTTGGTTTTTCGTTTAAATAGAATTAAATTAGTCGGCTGTTCTTTAACCTCTTTAACCTCAATGCTGGGGATATCAATGGTTGCAGTAGTAGCTTCGATTCCCTCATCTTGCTTGATTCGTTTGTTTTGTTGAGCGATGATCTCTTTTACTCTATGTCGGCTTAGTTTCTCTTTTTCAGCAAGGGCGAGTACTGCTTCTCTTGTTTCTTCAGAAACAGTGGGTCTGGCTAATTCGTAGAGAATTGTGAGCGGAAGATCTGTGCTTGTTAAGGTTGCGAAGTCGAAGGCTTCAGCTAAATGCATTTGATTATAAGCTGTGCTTGGAGATCCATTGAACTCGCATTTAATCCATTGGCAGAAGGTTCCCCGTTCAAGCTTAGCTTGAGCTTCTAACAGAATTTTACCGACTGTATAAGCATCTTGACGGGTTCTTGAATATACAGCTTTTATCGCATTTGTTTGTTTGAGCAGAAATTTACGAGTCTCTTTATCAAGCGAATCATACTCAAACAGTCCAGACTTAATACTATTGGTAGTTTTTGGCTGATTGAGTGAGCTTGACATTGTATAAATTCCAAATATCTATTTTATTGCTTGAAATTAGATGAATATCCTAATCCAGGAGGATCGAGTACACGGGTAAATCTAATTACATTGAATAACTTCTAAAATATCACGTACATTTTTTTGTGATTCATGAGCTTTAGACTAGAATTTATTGATCTATAAAACAGAATATACCAAATACACTCAATATAAACGAGAAAATATGATTTATAATTTTCTTGTGCTTATCAGGTAATATCAATAATCGTGGAACTTAGTGAAGCCATAGAAAAAATTAATTATGAGCTGTGTTGCTGTACAGGGGAGCAACTTGGCCCAGCCCAGGAGGTTGTCATTACCGCTGCTTGGGTGGATCAAAGTTATGAAGAAGCTGCTCTAAGCTCGGACTATAGTTATCTTTATCTTCAACGACATGTAGGCCCAAAGCTATGGGCAGCATTATCTGCGACATATGGACAGAAAGTGACTAAAAAAAGACTACGTTCCATTGTTGAAGATCAATCTGTTGGTTCTCTACCCCAACAACAAGAAACTATCTCTGATGCTGAAGTTAAAAGTGTTACTGACTCAGTAATTTTGGGTAGCAGTCTTCCTAGTAATAATGTCTTTTACGGCAGAACGCCAGAATTGGCTCTATTGCGCGCAAGTGTCCTCGATACACAATGTGTTCTGGTACTGGGTCAAGCAGGTATTGGTAAAACAAGCTTAGTTGCACAGCTAGTTAAAAAGTTGAAAAATGAGCCGCAAACCCTAGACATATTTGTTTGGCGTCCATTCTATAGTTCAACACCCCTAAGTGAGTTAGTTCCAGAATTGTTGGGATTACTAGATGTTTCTCAATCTGAGGATGAAGACTTGATAAATCAGGTTGACCAGTTAATTGAATCCTTGAAAGAGCATCGCATCCTATTGGTATTAGATGGTGTGGATCGATTACTGGAAGGAAAAGACCCTCAACAGCCATATGGAGATTGTGGTGATTACGCTTGGTTTATACGCACTCTTACAACTGAGGTTCATCAATCTTGTATTCTGTTGACTAGTAGAGAGCCCTTGACAGAGGTGACTTGGTTGAATGAAACCGGGCAATCTGCACGAATTATTCGATTAGACGGTCTGGGTAAAGATGCCAAGAAGCTCCTTAAAGCACAAGAATTGGCAGATCAAGATGATTGGGGGACACTGATTCAGATCTACCGAGGCAATCCTTTGTCTCTCAAGATGGTAGCGAGTCGTATAAACAGTTTTTTTAATGGTCGAGTTAGTCGTTTTCTGAAATGCAAAACTACCTGGATGGGAGAGCCACTTAAACAAGCCCTTGATACTCAGTTTAAGATTGGCCCTTGGTCAGATCTGGAGCGTGGCTTGATGCAGTATTTAGCAGACGATTTAAAAGAATCGGAACAAATCGCATTTGGCCAGGTGTACCAGACCTTGAAGGATAGAGGCATGATTCAGACTATGACTGAATTGATGGAAGCGATAGAAATTTTGTGCGATCGGTCTTTATTAGAGCGGAATCAATCAGATGATAGTGAGGTAATGCTATCCCTACAGCCTGTAATCAAGAAGTACCTTCTCACAGATCCTTCAGGCATTATTCATAACTCCCTCGCGGCATAGGTTATGAGCAGGACTATGACAGCGTGAGCTACTGTATCAATCCCAAATGTAGTTCGAGGGAGAACCCGGACACCACAGACATTTGCTTGGCCTGTGGTACTTCGCTGCTGGTGAAGGATCGGTATCAGTTGATTTCCCTAATCCGACCCCTCGATGGACCCCAAGGAGTAGAGGTCTTTGAGGTTGTCGATAGGTTGGGCGGGCTTGGAGTTCAACCCGGAACGCATCAGATCATGAAAGTGATGCCTCTCTCAGGAGACGAGATGCGGGACCAGAAGCGGATTGAGTTTATTCAGCGAGAGAACAAAGCCCTGCGACAAATTAATCATTTTGCGATTCCCAAGGTACCAAAGGAAGGTTTTTTCGTCCTCCCAGCATCGGAGGTAGCCCCAGAAATTTATTGTTTAGTTCTTCAAAAGATGGAAGGGGAGACCTTAGACCAGTGGCTAGATTCCCATGATCCCCTGTCCCAAAACCTAGCCCTAGATTGGCT containing:
- a CDS encoding DUF3102 domain-containing protein, which produces MSSSLNQPKTTNSIKSGLFEYDSLDKETRKFLLKQTNAIKAVYSRTRQDAYTVGKILLEAQAKLERGTFCQWIKCEFNGSPSTAYNQMHLAEAFDFATLTSTDLPLTILYELARPTVSEETREAVLALAEKEKLSRHRVKEIIAQQNKRIKQDEGIEATTATIDIPSIEVKEVKEQPTNLILFKRKTKGSAELLLEVQSVQIKTIQKVCSELVDYFSGQEASAN
- a CDS encoding NACHT domain-containing protein, whose amino-acid sequence is MELSEAIEKINYELCCCTGEQLGPAQEVVITAAWVDQSYEEAALSSDYSYLYLQRHVGPKLWAALSATYGQKVTKKRLRSIVEDQSVGSLPQQQETISDAEVKSVTDSVILGSSLPSNNVFYGRTPELALLRASVLDTQCVLVLGQAGIGKTSLVAQLVKKLKNEPQTLDIFVWRPFYSSTPLSELVPELLGLLDVSQSEDEDLINQVDQLIESLKEHRILLVLDGVDRLLEGKDPQQPYGDCGDYAWFIRTLTTEVHQSCILLTSREPLTEVTWLNETGQSARIIRLDGLGKDAKKLLKAQELADQDDWGTLIQIYRGNPLSLKMVASRINSFFNGRVSRFLKCKTTWMGEPLKQALDTQFKIGPWSDLERGLMQYLADDLKESEQIAFGQVYQTLKDRGMIQTMTELMEAIEILCDRSLLERNQSDDSEVMLSLQPVIKKYLLTDPSGIIHNSLAA